A genomic segment from Desulfurispirillum indicum S5 encodes:
- a CDS encoding phasin family protein — MENRIKDLILFGLGSALMTREKIESLVDEFARHGKMSREEARSFVDETIAKGKSEGEQLETRLRQIIKDVVHELDLVTREDLEKLRDELTRKE; from the coding sequence ATGGAGAACAGGATAAAAGATCTGATCCTCTTTGGTCTCGGAAGCGCCCTGATGACCAGGGAGAAAATTGAATCCCTGGTTGACGAATTCGCGCGGCACGGGAAGATGAGTCGTGAAGAAGCCAGGAGTTTTGTTGATGAGACCATCGCCAAGGGAAAATCCGAAGGCGAGCAACTGGAAACCAGACTTCGGCAGATCATCAAGGATGTGGTGCACGAACTGGACCTGGTTACCAGGGAGGATCTGGAAAAGCTCCGCGATGAACTCACCCGGAAAGAGTAA
- a CDS encoding NAD(P)/FAD-dependent oxidoreductase: MSSRQAQLRLPYGENLQIHLQRHLGLSSHEEISDIRIIRRSIDARQKRQVIYELLQVEYALTGEKLPEYSLENTSTMGTLRRFPKVQNRQVTVVGSGPAGLFCAYALAVAGVRVRLIEQGRQVDERKRDVYEFWRNANLDPMSNVQFGEGGAGTFSDGKLTTRIKSPHRDFVLHLLVSLGASRAILWDAKPHVGTDQLQQVLRRFREQLEMHSVSLHFGEKVVDLRPHGSGVDALTTGQSYYGDALVLAVGNSARDTFERLSRKLQLQSKPLAVGVRIEHPRDLVDRSQYGHWHLNMPAAEYHFSAQCAERGVYTFCMCPGGLVVNASSEVDHIAVNGMSYQSRNAKYSNSALVVTVDQRDFGSTDPLAGLAYQRSIESACYRYSQSYRPPAMTATDFLWGTPQGQLPGSSSSPAPVEANLHHLLPQPVTMALGHGLREFERKMPGFIEHGLLIAPETRTSSPVRIPRERETLSSSVWPQVYPCGEGAGYAGGIVSAAVDGVNTALAILRRWN; this comes from the coding sequence ATGAGTTCCCGTCAGGCCCAGCTGCGCCTTCCCTATGGTGAGAATCTGCAAATCCACCTTCAGCGGCATCTTGGACTCTCAAGTCACGAGGAGATCAGCGATATACGCATCATCAGACGCAGTATAGATGCCCGGCAGAAGCGACAGGTTATCTATGAACTCCTGCAGGTCGAGTATGCGCTCACCGGGGAGAAACTGCCGGAATACTCCCTGGAGAATACATCCACCATGGGCACCCTGCGCCGCTTCCCAAAGGTGCAAAACCGACAGGTCACCGTCGTAGGCAGTGGTCCTGCGGGGTTGTTCTGTGCCTACGCATTGGCGGTTGCCGGGGTGCGCGTTCGGCTGATTGAGCAGGGCCGCCAGGTAGACGAACGCAAACGCGACGTCTATGAGTTCTGGAGAAACGCAAACCTGGATCCCATGTCCAATGTACAGTTTGGGGAGGGTGGAGCTGGCACCTTCAGCGACGGGAAACTCACCACGCGCATAAAAAGTCCCCATCGTGATTTTGTGCTGCACCTGCTGGTGAGTCTGGGAGCCAGTCGAGCCATACTCTGGGACGCGAAACCCCATGTGGGTACCGATCAGTTGCAGCAGGTGCTGCGTCGCTTCCGTGAGCAACTTGAAATGCACAGCGTCTCACTGCATTTCGGCGAGAAAGTGGTTGACCTTCGTCCCCATGGTTCCGGGGTTGACGCGCTGACCACTGGGCAAAGTTATTATGGTGACGCGCTGGTACTGGCTGTGGGCAACAGCGCCCGCGATACCTTCGAGCGTCTCAGCCGCAAACTGCAGCTGCAATCAAAACCCCTGGCGGTGGGAGTACGCATAGAGCATCCCCGTGACCTGGTGGATCGCAGTCAGTATGGCCACTGGCACCTGAACATGCCGGCGGCAGAGTACCATTTCAGCGCACAGTGTGCGGAACGCGGAGTCTACACCTTCTGCATGTGTCCAGGGGGGCTGGTGGTGAATGCCAGCTCTGAGGTGGATCATATCGCTGTCAACGGCATGAGTTACCAGAGTCGCAACGCGAAATACTCCAACAGCGCCCTGGTGGTCACCGTCGATCAGCGTGATTTCGGCAGCACTGATCCCCTGGCAGGCCTGGCCTATCAACGCTCCATCGAATCCGCCTGTTACCGTTACAGCCAGAGCTACCGCCCGCCAGCCATGACCGCGACCGACTTCCTGTGGGGTACGCCACAGGGGCAATTGCCTGGCTCAAGCAGCTCACCTGCACCCGTTGAGGCGAATCTCCACCACCTGCTGCCACAACCAGTGACCATGGCACTGGGACACGGCTTGCGGGAATTTGAGCGCAAGATGCCCGGTTTTATTGAACACGGGCTGCTGATTGCTCCGGAAACCAGAACGTCCAGCCCAGTGCGCATCCCCCGTGAACGTGAAACCCTGTCCAGCAGTGTCTGGCCTCAGGTATACCCCTGTGGCGAAGGTGCCGGCTATGCTGGTGGCATCGTCAGCGCCGCCGTCGATGGGGTCAACACGGCCCTGGCAATCCTGCGCCGCTGGAACTGA
- a CDS encoding poly-beta-1,6-N-acetyl-D-glucosamine N-deacetylase PgaB yields the protein MVAFLQRLFLYPCLLTALLLLPAQAQEVRALHGRVAQISYVQMGEHADLDRLFIRLKAQGYSAVILRLFHNEGDRYLSLGNRSPDRPPSGVYFPTTHAPVIEDVLTPALALANRHGLQLYGWLGTRRADWLAPDHPLKDPRTNRISLFHQQSLPYLRALYADLARSGVHGILIQDDLIYRTEDELPTGIIVRNPSGYTREYHEVAQQRARVIAGTLAGIIEEVHHHHNDCRILLNIYYEHGTNPDHALLWLAQDLQLLAQLPVYRFSIMSYHRQIGDELGLSREGSIYQAALIVENIARIVGHHRILPKIQTEDFRTGEAISPAEVHALERLLPPGIPVAYMPVRRDP from the coding sequence CTTTTGCTGCCGGCACAGGCACAGGAGGTCAGGGCTCTGCATGGCAGAGTTGCCCAGATATCCTATGTGCAGATGGGAGAACACGCCGATCTGGATCGGCTTTTCATACGACTGAAAGCCCAGGGGTACAGTGCGGTCATTCTGCGGTTGTTCCATAATGAAGGTGACCGTTACCTGAGCCTTGGGAACCGTTCCCCTGACAGACCTCCCAGTGGAGTGTACTTTCCAACCACGCACGCACCGGTTATAGAGGACGTCCTGACACCAGCCCTGGCCCTGGCAAACAGACACGGCCTGCAGCTCTACGGATGGCTTGGTACCAGGCGTGCGGACTGGCTGGCGCCCGATCACCCCCTGAAAGACCCACGCACCAATCGGATATCCCTGTTCCATCAGCAGAGTCTCCCATATCTGCGTGCCCTCTACGCCGATCTGGCACGCAGTGGCGTACACGGCATTCTCATTCAGGATGACCTTATCTATCGCACAGAGGATGAGTTACCCACCGGTATCATCGTTCGAAATCCCTCGGGCTATACCCGTGAATACCACGAGGTGGCACAGCAGCGTGCACGGGTGATTGCTGGAACCCTTGCGGGGATCATTGAAGAGGTGCATCACCACCATAACGACTGCAGGATACTCCTGAATATCTACTATGAACATGGAACCAATCCCGACCATGCACTTCTGTGGCTCGCTCAGGATCTGCAGCTTCTCGCGCAGCTGCCGGTTTACCGTTTTTCCATAATGAGCTATCACCGTCAGATCGGAGATGAGCTGGGCCTCAGTCGCGAAGGCTCAATTTACCAGGCCGCGCTGATTGTCGAGAACATTGCCCGGATTGTAGGCCATCACCGGATTCTGCCGAAGATTCAGACCGAAGACTTCCGCACCGGTGAAGCTATCTCCCCTGCTGAGGTACACGCCCTGGAGCGCCTTTTGCCACCCGGCATTCCCGTAGCCTATATGCCTGTGCGCAGGGATCCCTGA